Proteins encoded together in one Astatotilapia calliptera chromosome 7, fAstCal1.2, whole genome shotgun sequence window:
- the macir gene encoding macrophage immunometabolism regulator — MEMDISGVSRTRVSILPTTDIKATLKPEAERPRCASTPCSPIRGTVAGYQILHMDSNYLVGFTTGEELLKLAHKWSEGNPEKARVSDAVSSSIKSTVPKSVDLGIHRSSRIFKAKGRYYQPYDIPATNGRRRRRMPSSSDTFLRSLAHGESGRALHAPLPLCLLKSKGAQSKSLDYLNLDKISIKESSDTEVLQYQLQHLNLRGERVFTRNKT, encoded by the coding sequence ATGGAAATGGATATAAGTGGAGTATCCAGGACACGTGTCTCCATTCTTCCTACAACTGACATCAAAGCCACATTGAAACCAGAAGCAGAGAGACCTCGCTGTGCCAGCACCCCATGTTCACCAATCAGAGGTACTGTTGCAGGATACCAGATTCTCCACATGGACTCAAACTATTTGGTGGGCTTCACCACTGGTGAGGAGCTGCTCAAACTGGCCCACAAGTGGTCAGAAGGTAATCCTGAGAAGGCCCGTGTATCAGATGCAGTGTCCAGCTCCATCAAGAGCACTGTCCCTAAGTCTGTGGACCTGGGCATCCACCGGTCTTCACGTATTTTCAAAGCCAAAGGCCGGTACTACCAACCATACGACATTCCTGCTACTAATGGACGAAGACGAAGGCGTATGCCCAGTTCGAGCGACACCTTCCTCAGATCTCTGGCCCACGGCGAGTCTGGGAGGGCTCTGCATGCTCCACTACCACTCTGTTTGCTTAAAAGTAAAGGTGCCCAGTCCAAGTCTCTTGACTACCTTAATCTGGACAAAATAAGTATCAAAGAGTCATCAGACACTGAAGTGCTACAGTACCAACTGCAGCACCTCAACCTACGAGGGGAGCGTGTGTTTACCAGAAACAAGACATGA
- the LOC113027253 gene encoding uncharacterized protein LOC113027253, with protein sequence MRALRPTDPQIYPNVRNQVQVESPRSYQQRSNIPTNRPMETSLVQPRAHRNNLVAKPRSFDISLRIPFAHSHDRANPPRYGPSGLTIDKSFNNPRRDHAHDPSNLGYQFSLSIPFSHGSPRPPGSQEHHAGCRHRPEKDDLSRQTEHLPVHTRLYPDQHHDEGRLQEFAFPKPAGEEHPSRPHHPQRYADPYSGYYNFQMNPTWNNY encoded by the coding sequence ATGAGGGCTCTGAGGCCGACAGATCCACAGATCTACCCTAATGTGCGTAATCAGGTTCAAGTCGAATCCCCAAGATCATATCAGCAACGCTCTAATATTCCCACCAACAGACCCATGGAAACATCGCTGGTCCAGCCACGAGCACACAGAAACAATCTTGTGGCCAAGCCCAGGAGCTTTGACATAAGCCTGAGGATTCCTTTTGCTCACTCTCATGATCGTGCTAATCCTCCTCGGTACGGACCAAGCGGCCTTACTATTGACAAGAGTTTTAATAATCCCCGCAGAGACCATGCCCATGATCCTTCAAACCTGGGCTACCAGTTCAGCTTATCCATTCCCTTTTCACATGGTTCTCCACGCCCTCCAGGTAGCCAGGAACATCACGCTGGATGTCGACACAGGCCTGAGAAAGATGATTTGAGTCGTCAAACAGAGCATTTGCCAGTTCACACAAGGCTGTACCCTGACCAGCATCATGATGAAGGCCGCCTGCAGGAGTTTGCATTTCCGAAGCCAGCTGGAGAAGAACACCCATCAAGGCCACATCATCCTCAAAGATATGCCGACCCTTACAGTGGATACTACAACTTCCAGATGAATCCTACGTGGAATAACTACTAG